TCGTTTTTGTTGTACCGCTCGAAAGAGAGCCCGGCCTGTCAACTCCTGCGTCATTCGTTTTGACATGGCGTAACCGACTATTTCGCGTGTAAAAACATCCTTAACTCCAGCAAGGTAAAGCCAGCCTTCTCCTGTTGGGATGTAGGTGATATCGGTAACCCATACTTCGTTTGGTGCGCTTGGTGTAAAAGTTTGATCAAGAAGGTTCTCTGCCACAGGAAGATTGTGGTTTGAGTTCGTAGTTGCTTTAAACTTGCGCTTCTGCCGGCAGCGTAATCCCAATTCTCGTCGTAAGCGAGCGATGCGATCACGACCGACAATAAAGCCATCTGCTGCCAGTTCAGGTTGTAACCGTTTCGCGCTGTAACTCTCACGAGTACGTGTATGCGCTACCTTGATTGCAACCTTGAGGCGCTCATCCTCCTGAGTCCGCCGTGACGGGTTTCTTTTTAACCACGCATAAAAGCCGCTACGGGACACATTAAACATACGGCTCATAGTTACAGTAGGATAGTGGAGTCGCCATTTTTTCATGAACGCGTACCGGGTAGCGACTCCCTGGCAAAGTACGCCGTTGCCTTTTTTAAGATATCACGCTCCATGCGGGTTTCTGCCAGCTCCTTCCTCAACCTGGCATTCTCTGCCAAGAGATCAGGTGTTGAACGTGACCCTGGAGCAGATGGTTTTGAAGAAGATCTAACAGCTGCCATCCAGCTGGCCAACGTTCCTTCTGGGATACCCAGTCGCTTGGATGCTACTGAAAGCGACAGATTTTGCTCTAATACGAGTTTAACTGCTTCAGACCGAAATTCCGGGGTGTAACGTTGCTGCTTGCCCATGACTTCCTCCCACTCGGTAATTTATCAAGTGGTAGTGTCTGTTGTCATCAGGATACGTCAATCGGTGATACCCGGATGTCTGGCTACATCTACCAGCTCTACCGCAGCCAGCAACGGGTGGACAGGAGTATCAGGTCGATTCTATCCTCGCCGCAGCATGACGGCTACTACCGTGAAATGCTCGGTGTAAATGATTGATGAGGAAGCGAGTATGACGAGATCAGCTCAAAATATTGTGGTAAACCAATTGAAACAGCGGTCTTTAAATTTACGAGTATTGTGTTAATCCAATGAACTACCCCGCAGCAAGCTACGGGGTAGTTCATCCCGTTCGTTTTCGAGGGTCTGGAAACTGGTCCATTGAAAGACCTCGCCAAAAGGCACGGACAAGGATGAATCAAAAAAACCTCAAGCACCCTATTTATAGGAGCTTGCGGTTTTTTAAAATCTTTGTGAACCAGCCAGGCTGTCCGGTTGGCATTTATAGTTCATCACACAAATCAGTGCAAACCTTTCTGCTGGTTAAGAAAGTCAGGAACCCAGCATATCCCGTTGCTCATACCTTCTTCATTGGAAGAGCAAACCAGACCTGAAAGCCTTTCGGTACATTCCTGGCTCCAATCTCTCCATGATGCAGAGTGATGATTTTCCTGGTGATGGCCAGGCCAAGTCCAGTGCCTTCGCCAGTATTCTCCTTCAACCGGTAAAATGGATTGAAAATCAGTTCCAGCTCTCTAGGCTCTATTGGCGGGTGAGAGTTTGTTATTTCAAAAAACAGTGCCGTGTCCTCCCGGCGCATAGCAACGTGTACGTTACCGCCCTCCTCAGTATGCCGCACGGCGTTCTCCAACAGGTTCTTAAACGCCGTTCGAAGCCATTCTTCATCTCCTGTGACGTGTTCCTCCTGAAGAAGGTCAATCTCAAAGTTGATGTTCTTCGTTTTAGCCAGCGGCCCGAGCGTCTTTATGAGCCCCGCAATCAGCTTTGCCGGAGCGACCTCTTCAGACACCGGAAGCGGCTCACAAACTTACGGCTCTGGGACTACCAGCCCGATCAGCCTCCCAACATGGACACCTTGGCGCTGTTGTGCGAACGTTGCCGCGACCTGGCAAATGGCAGGAAAGCAGATGCAAACGAACTGCGCTCGATCCGCAATGCCCTCTGGAGCAATGTGCCGGCAGTGGCTGAAGGTTCTGCCCGGGTGCTGGCCCAGTGCAAGGAGGCTTGGGCGCGCGAGGCGATCGAGGAGAGCTTTATTGATGACGCGGTCAAGGCGACCCTCCTTAAACAGTTCACCTAATCAGTCAGGAGTATTGTAGATGTTTGAAACGCAGTACAACGAAGAAATGGAAGCTGAGGTCAGAAGGCTCGATGCCAAGCAGCGCGCAATCAGCGCCGGCCATCCCGAATGGGACAATGCCTGCAAGATATGTTCTTGCCGCTTGGAAGGAACCAGAGATGCAATCTGCGTAACGTGTGTTCTAAGCCCGAAGTAAGGTCGTTCTGCTGAAACTAAGGATGATCAATGGTCTCCACACCGAAGGACAGCTGCTCACTGAAACCATGGCAACCGATATGCTGCTGGTGACTGATCTACTTCGCCGCAGCGGTGAATTTTGCAAGGCGAAGAGGCGGCCACGCTGGGCCTTTGTCTGGAAACTGATGAGAATACAAACAAGGCATTTGACTACGAGCTGTTTCTGATACATGAGCGCAACCGCAGTACCCGTAGGTTTCAAGAAGCACCGGGCGTAGAGAATGAGGAACCCGCTCTGGAAGATTTTTGAAGCTTCTGGCCGTACAATGAGACCAGTCCGAATGCTGCAGCAAGAAAGCCTGACGTGTTATATGGCTACAGATTTGCCATCCCCTAGTATTTAGCTAGAGGCTTGTATTAAAGCGGCTTCGTACGCTTTTCATTCCATTGAATACGGAGTTGGCAACTTCTTCCGGAAAACCCTGTGGCAAAATGCTTTGCACATGCTCAATAACATCATCCATCTGGCCAAACAAATTCTTAACAATTGACTCCATCTCATCCGCAGGAAAACCGCAGGCTTTTGCAGTAGACAGCCAATGCCGGAGTTGTATTTTTTGCCACTGGTAATGGGTACTTTTCCCTCTGACAGCCATTGCCATTTTCATTTTTTGTGGTTCCACCAACCTTTTCTCCACGAGCGGATAGGCAGACATGACATCATAGAATGGGGCAAGTTGAAAACTACCCTCCGGCAGCAGGAAGATGCTGAAGTTCTTTGCATGACCATCGATGGCGCCAAGTAGCCAGAACAGCACCTGGGTCTTGAGAAACAGGCTGCGATCCGCCAGCGCGTTCACCGACCCCAGAAGCAGGGCCATGATGCGCTGAATGCCCGGTCCGCCATCGCTTTCGTATTTCAAGGCCGGTGATATGTTCAGCGCCTGACACATATCTTCTTGCGGCAAACGGATCAACCAGGAACGGTCGTCGGCCCACCTGCGATCAAATCGTTCCACTACCAGAACCTTTACATCCTCGAACGTTGCTATATCAGCATTGGCGACTGGGATACCGTATGCCTTGAGAATAAGATGACAAAGCCATTCGTTCTCCACGCTGTCGGTCAGATCCATGCCACTATGAGCAATCTTGCCGATTGGAAGTTTGAATATGTGGCTGGTCGGTGTGACACCCAGGGGGCGATGCCACTTGTCATTCAAGCGCAGCAGCGCAGTCTTCTCCTGTGCTCCGGCTATCGAGATGCGAAAATCATTATCTCCCTGCATGCCGAGTGGCAGGGTTGCGTAGTTGCGCAACAACCCCGCGATCTGTGAATCTGTAAGCACCTCGGATTCAATCCGGCGCACATCAACTTCAGCAGCATCTTCTGGAAGAAGCTGGAGCGCTCCGACGCAATCCCGTCCAACGTGCCAGAGAAGATCAAAACAGCGATTACTCTTTGCTCCGAATCGAGCCTGAATTCTGCTGCGTATTGATTGGCTGTCCGGCAGCAGGTTGTCAAAAAAGTTTTCTACCACATCACCGCTGAAAATCTTTTGACTGAGCGGCATCGAGAGTGATAACGGTCGCCTGAATGCAGAATGCAGCCATTCGTCACCGTACTCAAAACGAAGCTGTCCAACTGCGGTCCGAGTCAGACATCCTACTTTTTTGCCGTTCATAAAGAGGTGCAGGTCAGCTGTTATTTTTGGTCGGGCCATTTACCACTGGTCTCCCGTATTTTCAAAGGTAGGCTTCTGACGAGGTTGAATAGTTAATTCAAGGTCTAAAGCGGCGAGCAGTCGAAAAAGTGTGTTTAGTTCAGTGCCAGGGTTTCCTTTTTCGATTTTAGAAATCGTGTGTTGCTCCATGCCTACAGAATGGCCGACGACTTTCTGCGACATTCCCTTGTTTTTGCGTTCAGCTCGCAACGCTTGGCCAAGGGTTTCTGGTGAGCTGATTTTATGAACCATTACGAGCTCCTGCTACACTTGGGAATAGCAATCTGCAGAAACAAAATATACCCTTAAGGATATAATGTCAAAATATATTCGATAGAGTGTATTTGCGGTTTATGTTGTATGGAGTATGGGGTCTGCATGGAGTCGGACGGTTAGTAACGATGAGCATAATATGCCAGTAGATAGGCTAAGCATCGATGCAGTTGGAGCAGTTGAGGCAGTTGAGGCAGTTGAGGCAGTTGGAGCAGTTGAGGCAGTTGAGGCAGTTGAGGCAGTTGAGGCAGTTGAGGCAGTTGAGGCAGTTGAGGCAGTTGAGGCAGTTGAGGCAGTTGAGGCAGTTGAGGCAGTTGAGGCAGTTGAGGCAGTCGAGGCAGTCGAGGCAGTCGAGGCAGTTGAGGCAGTTGAGGCAGTTGAGGCAGTTGAGGCAGTTGAGGCAGTTGAGGCAGTTGAGGCAGTTGAGGCAGTTGAGGCAGTCGAGGCAGTCGAGGCAGTCGAGGCAGTCGAGGCAGTCGAGGCAGAAAAACGATTTTGATGAATTTTTACGATTCGGGTTGCATTCAAAAATTGAATTTTAGTTTTTTAAATTCGTGCCATCAATTTTTGAGATAAACAGTTTTTAAATGATTTAAAGATTTGAACAATGAAGAAATGCTTTCTCTAAAATGCAGTGTTTATGGGGTTTAATGGTATTTTTTGAATTTTCTTGTAATATATTTTTCAATTTTGCCAAGGTTGAAGTCGCGAGTTCGAATCTCGTTATGTCGCAGGTCTGATCGAGGTTTTCAATGATCCGGTCAAAGCTGCCTTTACCGCTTACGAACGGACGTTGCAGATTATGAACATCCGGTGGCCCGTCAATGGTAAAGCGGACCGAGACAAAGCCCAGCTCCTTGAGTTCCTGCGCCACCTCACGGGTCAACAGCGTGGCGTTACTGACCAGATTGAAAGAGGCTTGCGTGCCTGCCTCAGAAGCCTTATGCCGCACACGAGCGGCAATATCCTTCATCATTGTCAGGGAAAGCAGCGCCTCGCCTCCGTAGAAGTCCAGCGTGACATCCAGCCCCCGTTCAATCTGTGCAGAGACGTACTGCACCAGCAGGTCGGCGGTCTCTGGCGTCATATAGCGCTTGCCCCTGAAATGATCCTCATAGCAGTAACCGCAGGCCAGATTGCAGTCCAGGTTCATGGTAACCAGGGCGGTAAACTGCCTGCTGCGGCGATTGCCCTCCTCAAACAGGGTCCGCATCTGCTCCTGTTCAGCCAGCCGGTCAGGGACCAGAACACCTATTTTTGCCAACAGGGCCTGTTCCTGATCAGAAAGTTTCTGGTCCCGGGCATCGGCCAGAACCGAGCTGTCAAGTTTTACAATGGCGCCACGGGCCGTTGAATAGACCAGCAGCTTGCCGGGCTCATGGGCGTAGGAATAGGTTTTAAGGTAGATTGAAAGTTCCAAGATGTACTCCGAGACCATCAGGGGGATACACCCCCCTGATGGCAGCCAGACTGGTCTTACCGGACAAGAGACATAGCGGTGAAGCAGCAGCTGTAGGTCGGGATGTCGATGAATGAACATGATCCCTGCTCAAGAACGTCGATTCGCTCCATGGTCGTTACCTCCTTTCTTTGTGTTGGTGCAAAACACCCTCTGGCATTGGACAGACAGGCACGGATTCTGCTAGAGTGCTTGACTGACCCATGGAAACCATTCTACGCCATAGCCTGAAGATACTGCTGCCCCTCTGGCTGCTCACGGCACCGCTTACGGCCGCTGCCGAGCCGGACGACAGCATCGGTCTGCTTGATGCCTGGCAGGGGGAGACCGTCTCTGCCAGCCGCCTGCCCAAGCCGGTTTCCCATACCGCTGAAAACGTCACCGTGGTAACCGCCGCTGAGATCCAGTCCATTAACGCCCATACCCTGATCGATATCCTTGCCAACGTACCCGGCATGCAGCTTGAATCAACCAGAACATTAGGTGGGCTGATTTACTTCCGCTCCCAAGGCTCCTCTTTCAACCACATTCTGGTGATGATTGACGGGGTGCCGTTCAACAACCTTGGCGACAACTTCAGCGATATCGGCCTGATCCCGGCCCGGATCATTGAGCGGGTCGAGATCGTCAAGGGTGCCGCCTCATCATCCTGGGGCCAGGCGCTGGGCGGGGTGATCAATGTCATCACCAAGACACCTGACCGGGAGAGAAGAAGCGGCGGCAGCCTGTCCAGCTCAGTTGGTGAACGGCGCACCAGTGACAGCGGTGCCGAACTATCCGGGAGCATTGAACGGTTCGGCTACTACCTCTCAGGTGGCTACAGCGGCTCCAAGGGTCTGCTTGCCAACAATCACGGAGATTATAGCAACGCCTATGCCAAGCTTGTGTACGACCTGCCGGGCAAGGGGCAGCTGGCCGGGACATTCGGCTACAGCCAGGCCAACCGCGGTGATTTTGCCTTTGCCCCGCTTGATCTGAAGGAAGAGACCTACCCCCGCCAGCTGTTCAGCACCCTTACACTGAGAACAACACTAACTGATCAGCTTGAACTGGAGCTTAACGGGCGGCACGCCACAAGGGAGCTCGGCTTAGATATCGGCCTGATCAGCACCTACCTGCCGCTGCAAAGCTACAACATTGATGAGACCGTATCAGGGGTGGGTGCGAAACTGCTCTGGAGAACCAGCAGTAATCTCCTGGCCGTGGGGATTGAATACGACCATGTCTGGATGCGCTCAACCGACTCTATGGTCCATGTCGATACCCTGAACAGAAAAACCGACCGCTGGGGGTTTTACCTGAACGACACCCTGACCGTTGGCAACTTCTCATTCTCACCTGGCGTGCGGCTTGATCTGACCGGCACCTCCGGTGATCAGTTCAGCCCATCCTTCGGTATCACCTGGCAGCTGACCGACACCACGCTGCTGCGTGCCTATACGGCCAGAGGCTACAGCCTGCCGGCCTTTCTGCTGGATCGCACCTCAGAGAAGGTCTGGACGTCACAAATCGGTTTTGAAAGCACCACCATACCGTATCTCTGGCTGAAAGGCACCCTGTTCCGTAATGACACCTGGGACATTGTCACCTACGACTCGTTTTCCAACAGCTTCAACCATGAACGCCACCTCAAGCAGGGCTTTGAGGTGGAGGCAAAGACCGCCTCGCTGTTCAACACGTCGCTATCGGCAGGCTACGATTATATTGATGCCCGCAACACCTCAACCCACCAGATCGTCCAGGATATCCCGCGGCATACGCTGCTGCTGGGCTTGCAGTACGATGACCGGCAGTACCTCAAGGGGGTACTGAACGGCCGCCATATCTGGTGGAATGCAGCCAGCTACCACAACGGCAGCTACCAGGGGGTGATCTGGGATCTGCACCTGACCGCCACGCCGTTCGGCCGCAAGCAGCACGCCCCGGAACTGTTCTTTTCCATCCGCAACATCTTTAACGGGTCGCAATATCTTGACGAGTTCTTCAAGAACGCCGGACGCTGGGTTGAAGGCGGCATGAGGATTTCGTTTTGAGGCGATTGCAGATGCTGATAGTTGTTTTAGGACTGCTGGCACTGCTACCGCTTAGTGTTGAGGCCTATGAGGTGCTGGTTCTGCAGAGCAGCCGGGCACCTGCCTATGACGAAGCCCTGAAGGGAATCAGGTCGGTACGCCGCTTCAGTGAGCGGTTACTGATACTGAGCGACTACATGGATGTTGACCTGCAACGGATTGCCCGTGAAGATCGCCCTCTGTTGATTATCGCCCTGGGAGACAATGCGTATCTTTCTGCGAGTAAAATCAGACAGATACCGGTGGTGGTAGTGATGGCCCCCAACTACCGGGGCGGTTCAGGGGGGCACCCTGCACTAACCGGTGTTGAGCTGCATCTGCCCCCTGAACGTTATCTGGCCGTCTTCAACACCATGGGGCTGAAACGGGTTGGCATTATCGGTAACCCGGCAAAGAGTAGCCATTACATCCGTCTGATTCAGCAGTCCGCACCACGCTACGGTATTGAAGCTATTGTGCGCGAGGTATCGTCCCCAAGGGAGGTCACGGGGCAACTTTCCTCGTTACGGGGAGAGGTTGACGCACTCTGGCTGCTACCCGACGATACGGCGGTCACCAGAGAAACCACCGATGCCTACTTCCTGTTTTCCATGCAACAGCAGGTGCCGGTTGTGGCGTTTTCAAGCGCCTATCTGCAATCGGGTGCAGCAGTGGCAGTTGAAATACAGCGATACGATATTGGGCGTCAGGCCGGTGAAATAGTCACATCCCTGCTGGATGGCAATGATGTCTCAGGCCATCCGGCAGCATCTCCCCGCAAATCATCACTCAGGATCAATCCCACGGTACTGCACAGGCTGGGCTTATCGCCGGATAGCATTAGGGCAGGAAGCAGCCGATGAGCCGGCTCAATCAAATCAAACAGTTTCTGGGCAGTTTCCAGAGCAGGATTTTTATTGCGTTTACGCTCTTGACTCTGTTGATTGCCATCGCATTCATGATCATAATGGCCAACAACGAGATACAGAATTATCGTCAAAGGTCCCGGGAAAAGGCTCGTTTGCTGGCCACCATACTGGCAGACAGCGTCAAACTGCCATTATTCTCAGGAGATGTGGCGACGCTTAAGACTCTGGCTGATACATTGCTTGAAACACCTCAAGTAGCTCATGTAGTGATCGCAGACCATGACCAGCGTGTCCTGGTCGAACGTTTTTCAAAATATATTCACAGCCCCCCCTCAGACATGACAACCGAGGGGATGCCGGTACACGCAACAGCTTCAACGCCTTCAGTGGATTCGGCACTTTCTGGCGGCCCTGCAACCCAGTCTCCTCCATTCGGTTCAGTGCGTGTCTCTATCGACACCAGAGATCTGAAGCTCTCCATCAGGAACACGCTGTTCAAGACCGGAGCAGTTGTGCTGGTGTTCTGGCTTGCCGTGCTTGCGGCAACCTACCCCATACTCAAACGGATCACCAGGTCATTTGACGTACTTACTCAAGGGTTGGGAACTATGATGGAGGGAGACTTTTCCCTGAAGATTCCGGTGGAAAGTGACGATGAAGCCGGACGTGCCACACAGGCGGTCAACCGTCTGGCATCTGCACTGGAAGAACGCGAGACGGAAAACCGGAATCTGCAGGCTGAACTCGTGAACGCGTTGCAACTTGAAATACAGGAAGAAAAGCGCAAGTTCATGGCCAAGATGATCCAGACAAACCGGATGACGTCGCTGGGGTTGCTTATCTCCAGCATGGCACACAACATCAATACACCGAATGGCGCCATAAAACTGGCAGGGCACTACATTCAACGCTCCTGGAAAGACCTACTGCCAATCCTCGAAGGCGTGACAAAAGATGAAGGGGATTTTCAGGTTGGCGGGTTGCAGTTCAGTGAAGCCAAAACCGAGTTTTCGAGTGCCGCTGAGTCCATCTGCCGTAACGCAGAACGGGTTGAGCGGGTAATCCACGATCTGCGCGCCTACAATGTGGGGGAGCGCAGCGCCTTTGCCCCCGGGGTGTCGGTCAACCAGGCTGTGGAGGGGGCTTTAACCATTGTGCGCGCCCATGGCAGTCAGGCCCAGGTAAAGATCGTACACCGGCTTGACCCGGCTCTCCCGACCATTACCGGCAACCAAAACCAGATTGAGCAGGTGGTCGTGAACCTCTTGCTGAATGCCATGCAGGCAACACCCGGCAACGCTGAGGGGATCACGATTACAACCTGCCATATCCCGCTGCAGCATGAGATCCAGATTATCGTTATGGACGAAGGAGAGGGACTGCCCGAACTGGTTGCACAGAACCTGTTCAAACCATTCACCTCCACACGGATCGACAAGGGAGGCAGTGGCCTGGGCCTCTACATCTCCAACTTCATCATAACCGAACACAAAGGCAGGATTGAGTTCAGCTCAAACAGCCCCCAAGGAACCATTGTGACCGTATGCCTGCCGGTTATCCCCGCCGGTGACTGCTAAGACTTTGCGCCGGACCACTTCCTGCTGTCACACAGATCGAGCTTCTTCTGCAGCGTCGGCCTGCTGACCCCCAGCAGTTCGGCAGCGGCACTGCGGTTACCGTTCGCCTCTTCAATGGCTTCTTCGGTCAGAAGCAGTTCCAGCTCTTCATAGGTTGGAAACTCTGAAAAGATTCCATGCAACACAAACTGGTTACTGCCGATCCGGCGGATCATGTTGTTAAGGCCGCCACAACCGGTTGACAACCCGGGGAAATCATCAAGTTGCAGGGTACCGGAACGGTTATTGGTAACCGCGTTATTAATCTTGTTGATCAACTCCCTGACGTTGCCGTGAAAATCATAACACCTGAGCGACTTACGCACCTCACGCGAAAACCGTGGGATCGCCTTTTTCAGCTCTTGCGCTATGCGGGCAGCATAATGCTCCGCCAAGGGCAGGATATCTTCGCGGCGGTCACGCAGTGGCGGGACATGCAGGGAATGGGCGCTGATCCGGTAGTAGAGATCCTGCCGGAAGGAACCGGACTCAAAGAGGGCCTCAAAATTGGCGTTTGAAGCGGCAATGATGCGGGCACTGCTTTTTTGCAGCACATCGGAACCAACGCGGTAATATTCATTCTGTTGAATAAGCCGGAGCAGCTTAACCTGTGACTGGACACTGATCTCGCCGATCTCGTCCAGAAAAAGTGTGCCGTCTTTTGCCTTTTCAATCAACCCCTCCCGGCTTTCGGTAGCGCCGGTGAACGCCCCTTTTTTGTGGCCAAAGAGAGAATCAGAGAACATGCTGTCATCCAGCCCGGCAACATTAACAGTTACCATGGGCCCCCTCAGACCGCTGGAGCGGTGAATGGCCTTGGCGATCAGCTCCTTGCCGACTCCGGTCTCACCGGTAATCAGAACGGGCTGTCTTGAGTGGCGCATGGCTTCAATAATCTTGAAAAGCGACTGCATCCGGTCACTACAGCTGATGATATCACTGAAGCATTCCGGATCTTCAAGGGGCTGCCCTTGCAGGTATCCTGTCAGCTTCTTGTTCTGACTGGCCAGTTCTTCCGTGGTAAAGGCCTTCTGAACAATAGAAACCAGACGGTTGGCGTCAAGGGGTTTGGTTATGTAGTCATAGGCCCCCTGCTTGATACAGCTGACCACATTCTCAAGATCAGCCACACCGGTCAGGATAATGACCGGCAGATAGGGATGCTGCCTGACTATCTCCGGCAGCAGGTCTGCACCGCTCAGACCGGGCATAACCCAATCGAGTATCAGTACGCTGTGCCCCCCCTCAGAGAGCTCCTGAAAAATTTTACTGCTGTCTTGCAAGGTTGTGATGTTGGTTATCCCCTGGGTATGCAGGGTACGGCGGGCTTCTTCAAGGAATCCGGCATCATCATCAACCAGCAAGACTCCTTGTGCTTGTTTCGTTTGAGCAGGCTTCGACATCTCGTTCTTCTCCTGAAGCTACAGCAGGTTATTGGGTGTTGAGTAACGTAGCAGAAGGCATGCCAAGATGTCAGACAGGTGTAAACTAAAAAGCAACAAGATGGCTACGTACCGTACCAGAACCACATGGGGAGATCAACGCTGCCACCTTCAGCAGAGATCTACGGTTCCATCACAAATGTCAGGTCTCCGATCAGGCTCTCCGTACCGGTGTCGCGATTCCAGAGATAAAACTCGATCTTCCAGGGACCGGTCTGGCCACCGGCATTGATAAAAACAGTCGTAAAGCCGGGATTGTAAAAACTGTGGGGGCCAGACAGGCTGCTTTTGCCGGAGGGCTCGGTCAGACGGTAGCGGTAACCATAGAGGGGTACTCCGTAACGGTTCAGATAGCTGTTCACCGGAGGCCCAACCAGCCAGGCACCAAATTTCTTGTCCCGGTTGGCAAAGTATCCCTGTTCATACAGCTGTTTCTGTGACCAGCGTTCCCCCCGCTGGAGTACTGAGAGCACCGTGTCGTATCCTGCCGACTCGTCATAGACACCGACCCCCATTTCCTTCATCTGCCAACCGGCCGCAGGTGCGGTTACCACCAGAGCGCACAGAAGCGTCATTCCCAGTATCAGCATACGGAAAACAGCTTGCATCTCATCTCCCCTTTCCAGGCCTGGGCCTGCTGCCATCAATACTTACCGGTCGCTAAAGACCGGCGCACGTTTTTCCAGGAAGGCAGCCATCC
Above is a window of Trichlorobacter lovleyi SZ DNA encoding:
- a CDS encoding IS3-like element ISGlo1 family transposase (programmed frameshift); its protein translation is MGKQQRYTPEFRSEAVKLVLEQNLSLSVASKRLGIPEGTLASWMAAVRSSSKPSAPGSRSTPDLLAENARLRKELAETRMERDNLKKGNGVLCQGVATRYAFMKKWRLHYPTVTMSRMFNVSRSGFYAWLKRNPSRRTQEDERLKVAIKVAHTRTRESYSAKRLQPELAADGFIVGRDRIARLRRELGLRCRQKRKFKATTNSNHNLPVAENLLDQTFTPSAPNEVWVTDITYIPTGEGWLYLAGVKDVFTREIVGYAMSKRMTQELTGRALFRAVQQKRPAAGLIHHSDRGSQYCAHDYRKLLKQFKMKTSMSRKGNCYDNAPMESFWGSLKNELVHHCRYETRDEAKASIQEYIEIFYNRQRRHSRLGYVAPAIFAQNYNNQQQVA
- a CDS encoding sensor histidine kinase; translation: MSEEVAPAKLIAGLIKTLGPLAKTKNINFEIDLLQEEHVTGDEEWLRTAFKNLLENAVRHTEEGGNVHVAMRREDTALFFEITNSHPPIEPRELELIFNPFYRLKENTGEGTGLGLAITRKIITLHHGEIGARNVPKGFQVWFALPMKKV
- a CDS encoding type II toxin-antitoxin system HipA family toxin — encoded protein: MARPKITADLHLFMNGKKVGCLTRTAVGQLRFEYGDEWLHSAFRRPLSLSMPLSQKIFSGDVVENFFDNLLPDSQSIRSRIQARFGAKSNRCFDLLWHVGRDCVGALQLLPEDAAEVDVRRIESEVLTDSQIAGLLRNYATLPLGMQGDNDFRISIAGAQEKTALLRLNDKWHRPLGVTPTSHIFKLPIGKIAHSGMDLTDSVENEWLCHLILKAYGIPVANADIATFEDVKVLVVERFDRRWADDRSWLIRLPQEDMCQALNISPALKYESDGGPGIQRIMALLLGSVNALADRSLFLKTQVLFWLLGAIDGHAKNFSIFLLPEGSFQLAPFYDVMSAYPLVEKRLVEPQKMKMAMAVRGKSTHYQWQKIQLRHWLSTAKACGFPADEMESIVKNLFGQMDDVIEHVQSILPQGFPEEVANSVFNGMKSVRSRFNTSL
- a CDS encoding helix-turn-helix domain-containing protein — encoded protein: MVHKISSPETLGQALRAERKNKGMSQKVVGHSVGMEQHTISKIEKGNPGTELNTLFRLLAALDLELTIQPRQKPTFENTGDQW
- a CDS encoding DUF4573 domain-containing protein; protein product: MPVDRLSIDAVGAVEAVEAVEAVGAVEAVEAVEAVEAVEAVEAVEAVEAVEAVEAVEAVEAVEAVEAVEAVEAVEAVEAVEAVEAVEAVEAVEAVEAVEAVEAVEAVEAVEAVEAEKRF
- a CDS encoding radical SAM protein: MELSIYLKTYSYAHEPGKLLVYSTARGAIVKLDSSVLADARDQKLSDQEQALLAKIGVLVPDRLAEQEQMRTLFEEGNRRSRQFTALVTMNLDCNLACGYCYEDHFRGKRYMTPETADLLVQYVSAQIERGLDVTLDFYGGEALLSLTMMKDIAARVRHKASEAGTQASFNLVSNATLLTREVAQELKELGFVSVRFTIDGPPDVHNLQRPFVSGKGSFDRIIENLDQTCDITRFELATSTLAKLKNILQENSKNTIKPHKHCILEKAFLHCSNL
- a CDS encoding TonB-dependent receptor plug domain-containing protein, producing METILRHSLKILLPLWLLTAPLTAAAEPDDSIGLLDAWQGETVSASRLPKPVSHTAENVTVVTAAEIQSINAHTLIDILANVPGMQLESTRTLGGLIYFRSQGSSFNHILVMIDGVPFNNLGDNFSDIGLIPARIIERVEIVKGAASSSWGQALGGVINVITKTPDRERRSGGSLSSSVGERRTSDSGAELSGSIERFGYYLSGGYSGSKGLLANNHGDYSNAYAKLVYDLPGKGQLAGTFGYSQANRGDFAFAPLDLKEETYPRQLFSTLTLRTTLTDQLELELNGRHATRELGLDIGLISTYLPLQSYNIDETVSGVGAKLLWRTSSNLLAVGIEYDHVWMRSTDSMVHVDTLNRKTDRWGFYLNDTLTVGNFSFSPGVRLDLTGTSGDQFSPSFGITWQLTDTTLLRAYTARGYSLPAFLLDRTSEKVWTSQIGFESTTIPYLWLKGTLFRNDTWDIVTYDSFSNSFNHERHLKQGFEVEAKTASLFNTSLSAGYDYIDARNTSTHQIVQDIPRHTLLLGLQYDDRQYLKGVLNGRHIWWNAASYHNGSYQGVIWDLHLTATPFGRKQHAPELFFSIRNIFNGSQYLDEFFKNAGRWVEGGMRISF
- a CDS encoding ABC transporter substrate-binding protein; translated protein: MLIVVLGLLALLPLSVEAYEVLVLQSSRAPAYDEALKGIRSVRRFSERLLILSDYMDVDLQRIAREDRPLLIIALGDNAYLSASKIRQIPVVVVMAPNYRGGSGGHPALTGVELHLPPERYLAVFNTMGLKRVGIIGNPAKSSHYIRLIQQSAPRYGIEAIVREVSSPREVTGQLSSLRGEVDALWLLPDDTAVTRETTDAYFLFSMQQQVPVVAFSSAYLQSGAAVAVEIQRYDIGRQAGEIVTSLLDGNDVSGHPAASPRKSSLRINPTVLHRLGLSPDSIRAGSSR
- a CDS encoding sensor histidine kinase → MSRLNQIKQFLGSFQSRIFIAFTLLTLLIAIAFMIIMANNEIQNYRQRSREKARLLATILADSVKLPLFSGDVATLKTLADTLLETPQVAHVVIADHDQRVLVERFSKYIHSPPSDMTTEGMPVHATASTPSVDSALSGGPATQSPPFGSVRVSIDTRDLKLSIRNTLFKTGAVVLVFWLAVLAATYPILKRITRSFDVLTQGLGTMMEGDFSLKIPVESDDEAGRATQAVNRLASALEERETENRNLQAELVNALQLEIQEEKRKFMAKMIQTNRMTSLGLLISSMAHNINTPNGAIKLAGHYIQRSWKDLLPILEGVTKDEGDFQVGGLQFSEAKTEFSSAAESICRNAERVERVIHDLRAYNVGERSAFAPGVSVNQAVEGALTIVRAHGSQAQVKIVHRLDPALPTITGNQNQIEQVVVNLLLNAMQATPGNAEGITITTCHIPLQHEIQIIVMDEGEGLPELVAQNLFKPFTSTRIDKGGSGLGLYISNFIITEHKGRIEFSSNSPQGTIVTVCLPVIPAGDC